A region from the Benincasa hispida cultivar B227 chromosome 12, ASM972705v1, whole genome shotgun sequence genome encodes:
- the LOC120068495 gene encoding probable fructokinase-4, translated as MASNNGALPTGSGLILSFGEMLIDFVPTVSGVSLAEAPGFLKAPGGAPANVAIAVSRLGGRAAFVGKLGEDEFGRMLEGIVKENGVDASGIRFDQGARTALAFVTLRADGEREFMFYRNPSADMLLKPEELDLDLIRSAKIFHYGSISLIVEPCRSAHIKAMDEAKKAGVLLSYDPNLRLPLWPSANEAREQIKSIWNKADIIKVSDEELKFLTQNDKVDDENAMSLWHDGLKLLLVTLGEHGCKYYTKNFRGSVDPFKVKAVDTTGAGDSFVGALLCKIVDNQSVLQDEKKLREILRFANACGAITTTKKGAIPALPSEADVAALIKSSS; from the exons ATGGCTTCCAATAACGGCGCTTTGCCTACCGGCTCCGGTTTGATCTTAAGTTTTGGCGAGATGCTGATCGATTTCGTCCCGACGGTTTCCGGCGTATCTCTGGCGGAGGCGCCAGGATTTCTTAAGGCTCCCGGCGGTGCTCCGGCGAACGTCGCGATCGCCGTTAGCCGCCTCGGCGGCCGCGCTGCTTTCGTAGGAAAGCTCGGCGAAGATGAGTTTGGGCGTATGTTGGAAGGAATAGTGAAGGAGAACGGCGTTGACGCTAGCGGAATCCGCTTCGATCAAGGCGCTAGAACCGCCTTGGCTTTCGTTACTCTACGCGCCGACGGTGAGCGTGAGTTTATGTTCTACCGGAACCCTAGCGCCGATATGCTTCTTAAGCCGGAGGAATTGGATCTCGACCTCATCAGATcc GCCAAAATCTTTCACTATGGATCAATAAGCTTGATCGTGGAGCCCTGCAGATCGGCACACATAAAGGCAATGGATGAGGCCAAGAAAGCAGGTGTTCTACTTTCATATGATCCAAATCTGAGGCTTCCTCTGTGGCCCTCTGCTAATGAGGCCCGTGAACAAATCAAGAGCATTTGGAACAAGGCCGACATCATCAAGGTCAGTGATGAGGAACTCAAATTCCTTACCCAGAACGATAAGGTCGATGACGAAAACGCCATGTCTCTCTGGCATGATGGCTTGAAGCTCCTCCTTGTCACTCTCGGTGAGCATGGCTGCAAATACTACACCAAG aacttccGTGGATCTGTGGATCCTTTCAAGGTTAAGGCTGTGGACACAACTGGAGCCGGTGACTCATTCGTCGGTGCTCTTCTTTGCAAGATCGTTGACAACCAATCTGTACTTCAG GATGAGAAGAAGTTGAGGGAGATCTTGAGGTTTGCTAATGCTTGTGGAGCCATTACAACAACCAAGAAAGGAGCAATTCCAGCTCTTCCATCAGAGGCTGACGTGGCTGCTTTGATCAAGTCTTCTTCTTAG